The genomic region TTCTGTTCCCCACTCAGCAGCCTGGGACTCCTGTTAACATTTAAGCCAATCCCAAATGTTCTTTGCTAAGAGCCCCTCTGTGGTTCCCATCTACCTTGGAATAAAAGGCAAGGCCCTCACATGGATTCACAATGCTCTGGGACATTGGCCCCTGTCCCTACCTGTCTCATCTCCATTCTTAATGTCCTCCCACACCTCTGCTCCCACCACACTGCTGTGTGTACTTGCTGGCCCTCGAAATGCAGGCGCTCTCTTACTCCAGGACTTTCCACCTGTCGTCCCCTCTGCCTGCAGCCCTCTCCCATCTGATCCCTCGCCTCCTTCAGGTCTTTTCTCAAATGCCCCCTTCTCAGCGAGCCCTCCCCACTCTCCTGATCTAGATCAGACTCCATATCATTCTCTGTCCTCTCAATTGGCTTTATCTTGCTCCATTACCCTTaccaattccatttttttttttttttggctgcaccacacagcatatggggtcttagttcaccaaccagggactgaacctgtgcgccttgcagtggaagtgcagagtcttaaccactggactgccaaggaagtcctttGATTCcaaatttaatatttatctttatttactcatttactgTGAGCTCCATGATGGCGGGGCCTGGACTGTCTTGGTCACTGTTTATACTGGCCAGTACAGGTATAAATAAATCtctcttgaatgaatgaataccctTCTCTTGTCCTAAGCCCTGTTCCCAAGCCTATCCTGCTCCCTGCTCCTCCAGATAGTTGGCCAGTGGCCCTTTATTTGGGTTCTGACAcactccctcttcctcctcaggCCTGACTTGGAAAAATCTGTTTATCTCCAAACTCTGAAATATTCTGTCCTGCTCTCTCTCTACTCTATATGACCAGGGGCTTCCCAAGACACAAGTGATTGTTCAATACTCCACTTTCCCCTTGAATCACAGACTTTTACTCCCTTGTTGGAAATAATCCTAACTTCTTTGTCTTTGCCTTTTGGAAACTTAATCTATCGGTCCCCTCCTCTAGGAAGCCCTTTCCATCCCCCAGACTGCGACAGAGGCCCTCTTGGGTTCCCCCGGCCCCTAGGCTCCCCTGTCTGAGCCCTGCCCACTCTGGAGCATCACCCTCCCGGGATAGATCTGTCTCTTCCATTGGAATAGGAGCCGTGAAGACAGAGCCAGGGCCGCCATTTGTCACTGCTGGGTCACTAGCACCACCCAGCACAGGGCTTGGCACAGTTCTACTGAATTATCATGGGGGGTCATGGCAGAGGATGATGGCTGATCAGTGACACATCAGCCTCactgttttcctattttcttacattttatgaATAGTAACAGGGCCTTATTTACATACAATTTGCATACACTGGGCCAGAAGGGAAGGGAGTGGGGGATTAGACCGGAGGAGTGGGGGCTCTGCAGAATTCGAGGTTCACTGTGCCGGGGGCAGCATCTTCAGCTGCACCTGGTCCCCCTGGGCGAGCGGAGCTGCCACCCAGCCGGCTGCCATGGCCTTGGCCATGCTGTTCCTCTTGGAAGTGAGCGGGGTCTCTAGGGTGAGCGAAGCATTGGCCATCTCCTGGGGCTTGTCACTGGCCAGAAAGCGGAGCAGGTGGTGCAGGGCCTTGGCCACGTCACTGCGGGCGCCCTCGTTGACGAGGCAGTAGAGGATGGGATCAGCCACGCAGTTGAGGCTGGTGAAGGCCAGCGAGCTATGATATGCCGAGAAGACACGCTCCTCGAAGCCACAGTCCCGGGGGCGGCGCAGGTAGACGGCGCTCCGCGAGAGCAGGAGCACATGGTAGGGCGCAAAGCAGACCAGCACAATGGCGATGAGGCTGAGGGCCAGTCTCTTGATCTTGACCTTCTCCTGGCGCTCAGTGGACACGCTGCCCCGCACAGCCCGCAGGATGCCACGGTATGATAGCAGCATGAGCGCCCAGGGGAAGAGGAAGCCCACGAAGACTCGGTAGAGGTTCATCCAGGCCACCCAGCCCTCCATGGGGAACTTCTCGAAGCAGAAGGTGTGGTTATAACGGTCGCGGAAGAGCTCGTCATGGAACAGGGGTGCCGAGTTGGCGCCCAGCTCCGTGGCCCAGACCACAGAGCTCACGGCCACAGCTGTCTTGACACGGCGCAGGCGGGCGAACCGCAGCGGGTGGGCCACAGCCAGGTACCGGTCCACCGAGATGCAGCACAGGAAGGCGATGCTGATGTAGATGTTGGTGTAAAAGATGAACCCGAAGAGCTTGCAAGAGCCAGGGCCGTGGATCCAGTTGTCATGGTGCAGGAAGTAGTCCACCCACAGTGGCAGCGTGCAGATGTACAGCAGGTCAGCAATGCTGAGGTTCATCAGGTACACGCCCAACTCGTTGCGTTGCCTCACCTGGCGGTAGGCGGCCCACAGGGCCAGGCAGTTGGTGGGCAGCCCCACGCCAATGACGAAGATGTAGAGGGAGGGCGGGAAGAGGTGGTCCATGCGGGAGTCCACGTGGCAGCCCTCCAACGTGCGGTTGCCCATCCTTGGCACTGGGTCTTTCAGGGTGCTTCCCCTGGCCCACGGGGGCTTGGGGCCACGGGGGGCGGGAGGCCATCAGGCCCCCCTGAGCCCCCTCCTTGGAGGCTCAGGGGAACATGGTGGGAGGCAGTTCACGGGGTTAGAGGATGAGGTGGACTGAAAATTGTGGGCCAGACTGGGCAGAGAAGGACAGAGGCTTCAGAGAGAAaagttggagaagggatagaatTACGACAGGAGGGAGGTTTGGGGGTGGCAGGATTAACAACGAGCTTTGTCAAGGAGGTTTTATAGACCCAACCAGAGTATAAAGGGGAGAGTATTGGGGTAACACACGATTGACCAAGGGGAGTGTTTATACGGGAGGTGAAGGCATCAGTGGGCAGTGGTGAGAGACAGAGATTTGTGGAGGATGTAGAAAGTAAGCGTGGCTATGCTGAAGTAACAGTGAGGTGAAATGTACTAGAAGACGCAGGAAATGTATGCGGTAGTGTTGAGATAGGGCAGTTCACAGTTTGGGAGCAGAGGAGACTAGGCCAGATGGATGGGGGTGCTGATACCTGACACCTCCTAGGACCCCAGTAAGAAATATGGAAATAAGGGAGGTAACCAAAGAGGCGAAGACTACAAAAAAAGGGGGGTGTCCTATGAGggatgaaagagagagaagactcaGTCTGGGGAATGTGGGAAGGGTTTTAAAGAAACAGGAAGGTGGTGAGTAAGGGCTCTATCAGCACCAGGTTACCAATACCGGAAATTTAAAGGGACATGGGAGGGGCTCCAGCTTGGTCCTGGTGGGGGCTGAGCAGTTAAGACGAGGTGGCCCTGCTTCACAGTTCAAAGCTGACTGCGGTACCTGTGGGGAAAGAGAACTGTCATGAGAGGTGTCAGGGActtccctctgctccccacaCCCTTCTGTGAGCTCCAGAGGGTAGGCCCCTTAATGATGCTTAATCTAAGCAACAGATCACTGAAAACACAGATTTGAGATGTCAGTTATATTTTTTCCCTAattgtttctttaaaactttcttcAAGAAACCATATAAAACTGGCACAAGTCTCATATCATGCTTTGGGAAATGCTGAACTAGTCTCACCTATCATATCATAAACATTGAGACAGGGTCCAGAGAGGCTGGGTCACTCCCCTCAAGGATGTACAGCAAGGCAGTGATAGAATCAGCTTCCTACTCTTAACCCAGGGCACTGAATTCttgacaatgatgatgatggtagtgATAATAACAACCAAAGTTTTTCTGAGTCCTATTACATAGCAGATCTTGTCTTTAGTActttatggatgtgagtttaaaattttcaagaacCTTATGAGGAAAGTACTGTTACTCCCCTATTTgacaaactgaggcacagagaggttcagAGACCTATCCAAGGTCCTGATAACGGGAGCGGGGAAAATCTTGGCTTTCGCCTCCTTTCTCCAGCCTGAACGTCAGTTTTCACCCAAGAATAATTGGACAGAAAGGGGCCCTGGTCTGACAGCCCATGGAAGCATAgctgcagggggctggggcagggaagtTATGAGAACTCAATTGACCAAGGGGGAGCCCTAGGGGCAGTGCCAGGAATCCCCTCCCTCAGAGACCACCCCCTTCATTGTCTCTTTCCGCTTCCCTCTGACTTCCCTGAGTGAGAGTCTTGGGCCTGTCGTGCCCTGGTCCTGGGGAGATCTTTAAGCACAGGGAAAAAGACAGTGTTGGACCAAGCCCTGGACCACTGTCAGCCCCCAAGAGGATGGGAGTGAAGTCCTGAAGTAGAGGCATCTTTAGAGGCCATTCCATCCAGCGGTTTGCATCAGTTTGTAGGCTGTggaaccactttttaaaaaaacatatctcAACAGGAAACCTCATCTAAGACAGTGAAAAGGGGAAGCTACTCTGTGCTCTAGATAAAAGGAGGTGGTGGGAGGAAGTCCACCTCTGAAGAGTCCCCAGGACACATTTTGAAAACCAGTGGTTGACTCAGtaggacagatgaggaaaccgaggggCCAAAGAGGGGAAGGGATGAGACCCAAGGCATCCAGCAGGCTCACGGGAACCTCCCCGGTGCCTGAGCAGTGTCTTCCCATGGGAGAGTGCTCTGGGCTCTCCCTAACCTCCACACTAAATTCTGTGCCCACGCGTGTCTCTAAAACCCCGGCCGCTGCCCACTCTGCTCCACCACGACCACTGGCTTGGACCTTACGGTTGAGCCTCCCTGAGGATTTCCTGCCTGCCACTCTGGCTTCCCTCCACTCACTCCCCACGTGGCGGCCCCATGTGGCGGCCAGGCAGGTCTCTCTAACATGTCAGTCAGCTCTTGTTATTAAATCCTTCTCTCCTTGAAATCCTCCAATAACTTCCCCATGGACTTGGGACAAAATCCCAAGTCTTTCCCCAGATGACAAGGCACTGCCTGCCCAGCCTCTGCAGCCTAGTTGACTTTCATAcccacctctccctccccctcagcAGACTCAAGGCTGGACCTTCTTTCCAGCCTCACCACCTCTGTCCTTCCTTCAGATCTACTTAGGACTAGCTCCTATATCTCCATCACTTCCTCAGGGTGGCCCTCTGTACCCACAGTCCtgcccacccacacccacacactctGTGTGGAGGAATTACAGGGATCACAGAATCTCAAGATAGGGCTCTTCTTTTCCAGGAGGTTACATCCTATTTGAGGAGAACTTCAGTTCATCCAACATCTGAGTGCCTCCTCTGTGCCCCGCATAGGACTGAACACTGGAGATAAAATAAGACATGATTTCTGCCATCATAGATGGCTGGTGGGAGAGAGGTACACATGTCTGTGAGGTGCTTTTTGTTAGTTTATTCACAGCTGGAAAAGGTTGTTGTAAAAGTCAAGGTAAGAAAGAGGACTGAGTCAGGACAGAGGCAATGGCTATGAAGTTGATGTTAAAGGGATAGACTGAATAGATTGGGTACTTGGAAGTTCAAGAAGTGAGGGAAATCTGTCATTATTCAaggaaatttagaaaaggcacaaatgaaaaatgaaaatatgcttaTCCATAGTCCcagtgcttccttggtggctctatggttaaaaaaaaaaaaaaaatctgcctgccaacgtaggagacaagggttccatccctgggttgggaagatcccttgggaaaggaaacagcaacccactccactattcttgcctgggggaaaacccatggacagaggagcctggcgggctacagtccgtggggttgcaaaagagtcagacatgactgagcaagagtcagacacgacagagcgactaaacAACTCTCTTCACATCACCTTGCATCCTGTTtgtgtctgcctgtctgtcttGAGTGGATATCTCGGGAGGGCAGGGACTGTATATTGACTGTTGTAGCTCTCGCCAGCACCCAGGACAGGCCCAgcatacagtaggcactcaataaatgcctTTGGCTGAGGGAACAGGCATTTggtcagccactgcttccacaCAGGCACCACCTCCCCTTGAGGCAGCAGCACCCCCCACTTCAAGCTCCAGCGAGTCCCTGCAGGGTCCCAGAGATAAAGAGATGaggaaggaaaaagtgaaaagggCAGGCTCTCTCTGCTGCATAATTGACTTTGAAAGGTCAGGGCTGAGTCCCGCTTAGTAAGTCCTACCCCCTGTGGGGTCCTCCGCAACAGAagagctgcccccaccccagactCACAGACACTCCTGGATCctgtggagatgggagggagggggcttGCTCCCGACTGGAACAGTACAATCCGGTCCCTCCCTTTGAACTGAaccacccctcctccagcccagaaCAAATCACTCAAaacacctctctctctctgccctgggTCTCTCCTTCAGCCTGTAAGACCAAGGGAATTACTTCTCCTTCAGGAgcctcaatggcaccccactccagtactcttgcctggaaagtctcatggatggaggaacctggtaggctgcagtccatggggtcgctgaggg from Bos javanicus breed banteng chromosome 18, ARS-OSU_banteng_1.0, whole genome shotgun sequence harbors:
- the GPR4 gene encoding G-protein coupled receptor 4, whose product is MGNRTLEGCHVDSRMDHLFPPSLYIFVIGVGLPTNCLALWAAYRQVRQRNELGVYLMNLSIADLLYICTLPLWVDYFLHHDNWIHGPGSCKLFGFIFYTNIYISIAFLCCISVDRYLAVAHPLRFARLRRVKTAVAVSSVVWATELGANSAPLFHDELFRDRYNHTFCFEKFPMEGWVAWMNLYRVFVGFLFPWALMLLSYRGILRAVRGSVSTERQEKVKIKRLALSLIAIVLVCFAPYHVLLLSRSAVYLRRPRDCGFEERVFSAYHSSLAFTSLNCVADPILYCLVNEGARSDVAKALHHLLRFLASDKPQEMANASLTLETPLTSKRNSMAKAMAAGWVAAPLAQGDQVQLKMLPPAQ